One window of the Solanum stenotomum isolate F172 chromosome 11, ASM1918654v1, whole genome shotgun sequence genome contains the following:
- the LOC125843767 gene encoding UDP-glycosyltransferase 91A1-like, translated as MAENSKKLHIAVFPWLAFGHMIPYLELSKLIAQKGHKISFISTPRNIDRLPKLPPTLAPFVNFVKIPLPHVDKLPKNAEATIDLPYEQVKYLKLAQDGLKEPIARFLEESTPDFIIFDFPSYWIPSVASKFNIPSGYFSIFIAVLLGFVGPVPGSNNDYEIRTTPEEFTVPPKWVPFETTVAYKLFEVSKIFEATFKGEEENVSDLFRMHKSVENCDFLFVRSCSEFEPEWLKVVGDIHRKPVFPVGQLPTTMYEDDNTKIDAWREIKLWLDEQEKGKVIYVAFGSEVKPSQNELTELAFGLELSGLPFFWVLRTKRGESDDELIQLPEGFEDRTNGRGIVCTSWAPQLKILSHDSVGVFLTHSGWSSVVEAIQFEKPLVLLTFLADQGINARLLEEKKMAYSISRDDLDGSFNRDSVAESLTLVLVEKEGEIYQEKIKEAKNLFCDETRQNNYVENLLSYLQNYKKTKI; from the exons ATGGCGGAAAACAGCAAAAAACTGCATATAGCAGTATTTCCATGGCTAGCTTTTGGTCATATGATTCCGTATTTAGAGCTCTCAAAGCTCATAGCTCAAAAGGGTCACaaaatttctttcatttctaCTCCTAGAAACATCGATCGTCTCCCAAAGCTTCCACCAACTCTTGCCCCCTTCGTAAATTTCGTTAAAATTCCTCTGCCCCACGTTGataaattaccaaaaaatgCAGAAGCAACTATTGATTTACCTTATGAGCAAGTCAAGTACCTCAAACTTGCTCAAGATGGACTCAAAGAACCCATTGCTAGGTTTCTCGAAGAATCAACTCCTGATTTTATAATCTTCGATTTTCCTTCTTACTGGATTCCTTCTGTTGCTTCGAAATTCAACATTCCGTCGGGTTATTTCAGCATATTCATCGCCGTGTTGCTGGGTTTCGTCGGACCTGTGCCGGGATCAAACAATGATTATGAAATTCGGACGACGCCGGAGGAATTCACCGTTCCCCCAAAATGGGTGCCGTTTGAAACCACAGTTGCTTACAAGCTTTTCGAAGTTTCGAAAATCTTCGAAGCTACCTTTAAGGGTGAGGAAGAGAACGTTTCTGATTTGTTTCGTATGCATAAATCTGTTGAAAACTGTGATTTTTTGTTTGTGAGAAGCTGTTCAGAATTTGAACCAGAATGGTTGAAAGTTGTCGGAGATATCCACCGGAAACCGGTTTTTCCGGTGGGACAACTTCCGACGACAATGTATGAAGATGATAACACGAAGATTGATGCATGGAGAGAGATAAAACTGTGGCTTGATGAGCAAGAAAAGGGGAAAGTGATTTATGTTGCATTTGGTAGTGAGGTAAAACCGAGTCAAAACGAACTCACCGAGTTAGCGTTCGGGTTAGAGCTCTCTGGGTTACCATTTTTCTGGGTTTTAAGAACTAAAAGAGGGGAATCTGATGATGAATTGATTCAACTACCAGAAGGGTTCGAAGATCGCACAAACGGAAGGGGAATTGTGTGCACGAGTTGGGCGCCACAACTTAAGATACTGAGTCATGACTCTGTCGGTGTATTTTTGACTCATTCAGGATGGAGTTCAGTAGTTGAAGCAATACAATTTGAGAAGCCATTGGTTCTTTTAACATTTTTGGCTGATCAAGGGATAAATGCTAGGTTGTTGGAAGAAAAGAAGATGGCGTATTCAATATCAAGAGACGATCTTGATGGATCGTTCAATCGTGACTCGGTGGCTGAGTCACTTACTTTGGTACTTGTTGAAAAAGAGG GTGAGATTTATCAAGAAAAGATTAAAGAGGCGAAAAATCTTTTTTGTGACGAGACAAGACAAAATAATTATGTGGAAAATTTATTAAGTTatcttcaaaattataaaaagactaaaatatga